Genomic DNA from Streptomyces diastaticus subsp. diastaticus:
CCCCGGCGACGCCGGCGACCACGCCGGCGTCGAGGCCACCGTGCGGGCCACCCTGGACGCGTACGGCCGCATCGACACCGTCGTCGCCAACGCCGGGTACGCCACGCACGACTCGCTCGCCGACGGCGACCCGGCCGGGTGGCGCGACATGGTCCTCACCAACGTGCTCGGCCCGGCCCTGCTGATCCACTACGCCCTGCCCGCCCTCAAGGAGACGCGCGGCCGGATCGTGCTGATCGGCAGCGTCGCCGGAGTCGTCTACACGCCCGGCAACATCTACGGCGCCACCAAGTGGGCGGTCACCGGCCTCGCCGAGAACACCCGCCGCATGGTCACCGCCGACGGCGTCGGCGTCACCCTGGTGGCCCCGGGCCGGGTGGAGACCGCCTTCTGGGACGCCGCGGGCGGCGCGCCCCAGGGCGGCATCAACCTCACCGCCGACCAGATCGCCGACTCGGTGGTGTGGGCCGTGGGCCAGCCCGCCGGCGTCGACATCAACTCCGTCGTCGTCCGCCCGGTCGGCCAGGCGGTCTGAGAGCCTGTGCCGCGCCCCCGGCCGGGGACGTTCCCACAGGCTTGACCTCCCGCCGGCCAGGCGCCACCCCGCGCGGGCGTCCTGAGCCACGGACGCCCGCGCAGGGGGAGAGGGGCGAGGAGGAGACGGCGGCGGACACCGGCCGACCACGGGGGAGGGAACGCCCGTCGCGACCACGGCCCCGCTTTCGGCGCGCATCTGCGCCGCACCACCCCGCCGTTCATCACGCCCGCACCAGACCCTGCCGTCGCCTCCGCGTTCCTCCGAACCCCTCCGCAGCCTTCGCCCTGCTCACCCGCCTTCCTCGCGGCTCCACCGCCCGGACGCCGGGCGAGGCCGCCGCCCCGTCCCGTCCGGCCCCGTCGCCGCCCTCTGCCCATCCGGCCCCGCAGCCCACCAGGAGCGCAGTCATGTCACCCGAGACGTCCGCCACGGCCCCCACCCCGGCACACGCGCCCTCGGCCGACGGCCCGCACACCGACCACCACAGGCTGCGCACCGACCTGGCCGGCCTGTGGGGCGACGTGCTCGGCACCGGGCCGGTCGACGCAGCAGCCGACCTCACCGCGCTCGGCGGCAACTCCCTGCAGGCCGCCCGGATCGTCGCCCGCATACGCACCCGGCTCGGCCTTCCCGTGACCGTGGCCGAACTCTTCGAGCAGGGCACGGTCAGCGCCCTGGCCCGCCTGCTCGCCGGCCGGCCCCGCGACCTCGGCGACGTGCCGCCCGCGGTGACCCCCGCCCCCGGCGACGGCCCGCTCCTCGCACCGGCCCAGCGCCGCCTGTGGTTCCTCGACCAGCTCAGCCCCGCCGCGGGCGCCGCGTACAACGTGCCCGCCCTCACCCGGCTGCGCGGCCCGCTCGAGACCACGGCGCTGGACGCGGCCTGGCAGGACGTCGTCGACCGGCACGAACAACTGCGTACCGTCTTCACCTTGTCCGGCGACGTCCTGCGCGCCGGGACGACCGGCGACCGGGCCGGACTCGACCTCGTCGACCTGACCGGCCACCCCGACCCGTACGGTCACGGAGTGCGCGCGGCGGACGAGAGGGCAGCCCGGCACATCGACCTCGCCACCGGCCCCCTGGGGCGGCTCACCCTGTACCGGCTCGCCGCCGACGACCACCTCCTGCTGCTGGTCCTGCCGCACCTGATCTCCGACGGACGCACCCTGGACGTCATCGACCAGGATCTCGCCCACGCGTACCGCCGGCACGCCGGCCGCGCACCGGACCAAGCACAGCGCGAACTCACCCTGGCCTACCGCGACTTCGCCCACTGGTCGGCCGCACTGGACCAGGAACGCGCCCTCGGGGCATGGCGCAGCCGCCTCGCCGGCGCCCCGACCGTCCTCGACCTGCCCGCGGACCACCCCCGGCCGGCGACCCGCTCGCACCGCGGCAGCCGGCTCACCCGCACCACCACGGGCGCCCAGCGCACCGCCGCGAGCCACCTCGCCACCGCCACCCGCACCACCCCCTACGCGGTCACGCTCACCGCCTACGCCACGCTGCTCGGCGAACTCACCGGCCGACAGGAGCTGTTGGTGGCCACGCCCATGGACGGGCGCCCCGATCCGGCCCTGGAGGACGTGGTCGGCTTCTTCGCCACCACCGTGCCGCTGCGCCTGCGCCCGTGCGGCGACCCCGACCGTCCCGGAGCGCTGCGGCGAGCGGTGCGGGAGACGCACGGCGTGGTGCTCGATGCCGCGCACGACCAGCACATGCCCTTCGAACAACTCGCCGCCGAACTCGCCCCCGCGGGCGACCTCTCCCGCACCCCGCTGACCCAGGTGGCCCTCGCCTACCAGGGGCCCCGCCGCCCGCACGCCCGGCTCGACGGCCTCGACGCCCGGCCGCTGCCCGTGGACAACGGCACCGCCAAGTTCGACCTCACCCTGGAGATCCAC
This window encodes:
- a CDS encoding SDR family oxidoreductase is translated as MTDETTAPVALITGGSSGIGAATARKLLAEGYRVAVTGRSDERLRRFAEETDAKPGTLLTLPGDAGDHAGVEATVRATLDAYGRIDTVVANAGYATHDSLADGDPAGWRDMVLTNVLGPALLIHYALPALKETRGRIVLIGSVAGVVYTPGNIYGATKWAVTGLAENTRRMVTADGVGVTLVAPGRVETAFWDAAGGAPQGGINLTADQIADSVVWAVGQPAGVDINSVVVRPVGQAV